Genomic DNA from Noviherbaspirillum saxi:
ACGCCGGGGGAAACTTCTCGCTCGGCTCCAATGGCAGCGCAACATCGTATGCGCAAAACCGCGAAGCCGCGACCGCGAAAGTAACGACGACGGCGGACAATACGCCTAAATACACGGTAGTGAATGCCGGGGTCATGGGTGCAACCACCACCGAAAGTTTCGGCAAAGCCTACAACCTCAGCAGCGGTTCGGGCACCGGCTCGGCGACGTCAGCCGGCATGGCGGATACCGGCGTGAACGGAAAAACAGGTATTCACGGCGTGAGCACCGGCTTCAATGGCGGGGAGGCTGGCACGCACACCAGCAACAAGGTCCAGGCCGGCGTCAATCAGGGAAGCTATGTGAGCGGCGAAACCAAAGCCGGTTTCGACACAAAGCTTCATTACGAAAAGAGCGGCGGGAAACATAGCGGGGCGACGCGCGTCTCCAGTTACGCAGATGGCTATGCCGGCGGCAAAAATCATACCGGTTCCCTCACAGGCTTGAACGCGGCCGGGATTGCCAGTATCGGTGCATCGGGCAAGTTCTTTGCGAAAGCGGGTTTGTCGACCGACATCGGTCCGGTCAAGGCGCCGTAATTCCATTTGAAGCAATCAAGGGGAGAAATCATGAAGATCAAAATCGTTTTTTGGCTTGCGGCCTTGTTGTACGTGAACGCGGCGTCCGCTGAGTGGATTACGCTACGTTCAAGCAAGGCAAGCGGCACACCGCAAGCGTCAAACTCGACATCGGCATCCAATTCAACGGCTACCGCGACCACGTCGTCGAAGGGCGGATCGGCGCTCGGTGTGGGCAGCCAAGGACAATCCTTGTCCATAGACAGCCACGCGGTCTACGAAGCCAGCCGCGCGGTGGCCTCGACGGCATTTGCGCCCGCGCTCACCAGCAGTAACGACACCTGCATGGGGTCGATCTCCATGGGCGCCAATGCGGTGTCGGTCGGCCTGAGCTTCGGCAGCACCTGGACCGACAACAACTGCCTGATGTTGAAGAACGCGCGCGAAATGTGGAACATGGGCTTCAAGGGCGCCGCGCTGGCGCGCATGTGCATGGATGATCTTAACCGGCAGGCGCTTGAGTCGACCGGAATCAATTGTTCGCATGGACGCGGTGTTTCAATCACCGAGGCGAAAAATACTGCCCGGATAGATTGAGGTGGTGCGGTTAATGTGCAACGGGAACGTCAATGCGAATACCACCATCATGCGTGCAGGCATGCGTTCCACCACCCGGCGGGACAAGAGATCACCGGCCGCAGGAGAAATCGTGAGACTGATCATTACATCCTTTTTGCTCGCTGCAGTCACGCAGGTTTGCGCGGCCGCGGACTACGCACCGATGTTTTTCGGCGAGGACTTTCAGGTCGAGCGCATGCCATTCGGATCGGGCACGCCGGCGTCCGGCTATACGATCGGATCGGAGGCGGCGGGACATGTCGTTGACGGCCTTTACCATATTCCGAATTATCTGCCCGGCCACCCGACAGCGGCTACCATCTGGCCGCGCGAGGTGCCGATCGAGTGCGAGCAGGACGCGGTGACCGGCGAACTGAAGTGCGGCGGCTATCGGGTGCATCCGGCGATCGGGCGCGGCGAGTATATCTTTATCCGACCGGTGTCCAAGGCGCAACAGACGCCAGTCGTGATCGAGCAGCGTCCCACACCGGCTTCCTGCGACTGCGTGGCCGACAGACCGGAGCCGCCAAAGCCGTTGCCGATGACACGGAAAAAGCCGCTGGGTTGACAACATGGTGGTCGTCAATCTGGCACTAGCGTCGATCTGTTTTGCCGGGAACTGCTTTCCGGCGCTGGTTGGCGATAATACTCCGGCAGGGACATTCAGTCTGTCCCATCAACAGATTCCCGATCCCGGTTATGGCGGCGACATCCTGGTCTACAAGGAAAATCGCAGGTATCTTTGGGCCATTCATCGGGTCTACACCCTCAATCCCGCGGAGCGTCGTATGGAGCGACTCAAATCCGCTCAGGCAGATGCGCGACGTTCCATCACCAATGGCTGCATCAACGTCATGCCGGACGTGTATCAGAAGCTGGTGGACTGTTGCAGCAGGGATGTGCTGGTCATTCTTTAGTTTTAGCAGGGAGACGTAGCGCGCGAGCGTTGCTGCCGGCTTGCGTTATCCACAGATCCTCATTCTTGAATAATAGTTTTTATAGCGCCGATCCGACATGACCTTGAATAGCGTGCAAGACACGAGTGTATCGCAAGCATTCTATGCCTCTCCGGAGCGGGGCGGCGGCGGTCGTCGTATAAGTTTCGCCCATGCGCCAACCAGCAAAGCGCCCGTGCAAGCCGCGCCGTTTCCCTCGTCGTCGTTGGCATGGCTGCTCAACGCGATGGATAAGGTAGTGCAGTCCGCGCCTATGGTTGTGCAGCACTACCTCGGAGTTGCCGGAAGATGTGAGCGAAAAATAAGTCGCGCAACGGATCTCGACCAGTTGTACGACGCCAATACGTTTTCAATCCTGAAGAGAACAGAAGCTGCGAAGCCATCACCCAGGACGAGCAAGACCTACACCTGGAAATCCGATACAGGCTTGCGTCTGAGCGCCCACGAAGCGTGGCGTCTGCTGGATGGCCTCGACATGGTGGATGGCGTAAAAAAGGTGCATGTCGACAAAGCCCGGGAATTTGCAAAGCACGCGCAATGGGCTAACAAAAGTATCGGGTTGGATAAGCTGGCACAGCAACTCGATTCCAGGTTATGCAGTGTTAATGTGAAACAGGGATATAAGGGCGCACTTAACGAATATTCGGGGACACTTGTAGTTACCGGGACAGATCGTGATGGCGAACGGAAGGCAATTCTGTGTCGATATGAAATGAAGCGGTCGGCGCTTCGATGGCAAGTGCATCAGAACGGTCAGCGGACACTTGGATATGTGGAATTGGGCGAAGGGTGGGAGACTCATCATTACGATGGTAAAGAAATGAAAAGGTTCGAGGAGTTCATGTCTCGTCCTGGCGATATCGCAGCGAAGTTTGACGCGAGCCGGATCATTATTCCCCTGGACGATCTGGATCTGCTCGATGCGGCACTTCGGAGAGACGGATAGCGACTGCGACCGAGCGATGCATGAAAGGGCAATGCGGCCTGAGCGGGCTTCGTTCAGTATATACGGGTAATCGGCTATTCCCCTAATGCGGTCTTCGTAACTTTCAATGCTCTAAGCGGGTGGTCAAAGCCATTCTAATAGTTTGCAGGCCCGGTTTATCGAGCTTGGTTCGGCTTCTCCCGCGGGCGGAAAAAGGGCTGGGGGCGCCTGGCATGGGAATGAGGGACCATGATAAGACCGCATGAGATATAGCGAGCTCCCTCACCCCCACCCCTCTCCCGCCTGCGGGAGAGGGGAGCCTTCTCCGTGTCAGAAAACTTTTGATAACTTGCTTAGTACACGATCGCGGAGTATCGAGAAGAGCAAGATGCAGCCGTCGTCATGACGCATGTGCTGTGCGTTCTGTTTCAACTCACATATACCATTCTCAAATAACAATCCATGAAAAACCAACTATAGAAAGCTGATTAAAAAATGAAATTAACAGACAGGCGTGAAACAGGTGTGGCGCAAACCTCCAGTTCTTGCGAGGACCGGGGTGGTGGAATAGCCGGGCTAAGCATCGCATATGCGGAATTCAGCAATGCGTCTGTTCGCGATGTCACGCCCTCGTCTCCAGTAAGGGAGCGGCTGTTCAATCTGAGTGAAAATTTGCGTTCGACGTGCGGAGATAGTAGCCATATCTGCTACTTTGCCACAGAGAGCGCGACGCCAAGCCATACGCCAATATGCTCCACCGACCTTATGCCGGAGCAAATTGCCGCTCTCAAAATTCAAGGGAAAGGCGATGAGCAAAAAAGGGAGATGCAGAGGACAAGCCAACGGTATGAAACTCTGCGCAATACTATTGCGACTTCAACCATCGCGAAAAAGGCGCGTGCCGAAAATGCAGATGAGCTCGACCATGATAATCCAGCTGCACTATTTGAAGAAGATCTTGAAAATAAAACCTCTCATGAATTAAAGAATCTATACGTTAATAACTTCAGTAGTTATACCCATCTGCAAAAGAGCGTGCTGTCAGTCCTGATAAAAAACAAAGAGGATCAGGAACACTTGGTCGGTATATTTAAACTCACTCTAGAGAATACAGAAAAACTGCAAAAACACGGTGCAACGGATATACGACTGATTCCGCAAGATTTTTACTTGACGTTGACAAATGCCGCCCAAGGCGGAGGGCGCTGTTTGCCGCTGGTACGAATGGTGGCAACAGCCGAAATGAATGGAGGATGTACCAACTTCTTCGACAATTTGTATTTTGCCGCTGCCGATCCCGAGGGGGAGAAAGCAACAATACTAAGGGAAGGACTGGCATCGCTTCATAGCAATGTAGGCGCGATACAGGCGGAATGCGATGTGGACTCTCTAAATGTAAAGGAAATTGTCAACACACTAGAGAGGCTAGGGAGTGGTGCATGTCTTTCTTTGCTCACATCGAATCATGCCATGCTTGTTGTATCTACTATGGACGCTGGAAAAAAGGCTTATATGTTTTATGATCCGAACTTTGCCAAGGCAACGTTCACGTCCTCTCAAGATCTTGAGAACTATCTCGACCATCATTTTTCCGATTTCCACACCGTCTATGGCATGGAAACCAAAAACGGCAAAAACACCTTAACGGTGAAGCAAATCGATGCGCAAAAAATGCACGCTGTAATAGAGGGCTGCGGGTTGCGCACTTTGCTTTAAATGAAAAGACCAAGCTTGCAATCGTCATCACTCCGACGGAAGTCGAGTGAGATAGTTTGCATCAAACCTTTTTCCACCCACGGACTCGCTCCTGCCCCTCCCGCACCAAATCAACAATCTCCGCCAGCGAGAAACCATCAAGCTTGTTGGGATTGTCGATCATGGTGAGCGGTTCGCCCAGTTGCAGCAGCAGGCGGTTCAACAGCAAGATGCAGAACGTGCGGCAATTCCCGTCCGGGAACGGTCGCAGGCGCTGCATTTGTTGGCACAGCCCGGCAGCTGCCCGGACCTTGTCTTGCCGACTAGCCTCCTTTGCCGACAGCGTATTGGAATAGTCATCGATCCATCGGTTCATCAATGAGGCTTGATCCGCGGGAAGCGCTTCGTCGCGTTTGAAGATCTTGTACTCGGCGCCGCCGATGCCGCGTTTGGTGTAAAAAGAAAACCGGATTGCGCTGTCGTACCCACCCTGCACGCCACGGTCTTCGATGAACTGCTGCAGTTCGCGTTCGCCATCGGCAGTGACGGTTTCACCCGGCAGCATGCCGAATTGCGCCCATGCGCCACAGACGTCGGGCAGCAACGACGATACCGCTGCTTCGCCATCGATGCTGGCGAGGGCATGCAAGCGCACAATCATCGCGAGGTCCAGACGCTTCTTGAGGTCATTGACTGCGGATAGCCATCCGCGGCCCATCTTGAATAAATAACTGGATTCGCTGTCGAACAAATGCCCGATATACGGGTTGTCATCGATACCGAGTCCTTTGGCGTGCATCAGGTCCACCTTGATCGGATCAAGGCACA
This window encodes:
- a CDS encoding murein L,D-transpeptidase, translated to MVVVNLALASICFAGNCFPALVGDNTPAGTFSLSHQQIPDPGYGGDILVYKENRRYLWAIHRVYTLNPAERRMERLKSAQADARRSITNGCINVMPDVYQKLVDCCSRDVLVIL
- a CDS encoding YopT-type cysteine protease domain-containing protein — protein: MKLTDRRETGVAQTSSSCEDRGGGIAGLSIAYAEFSNASVRDVTPSSPVRERLFNLSENLRSTCGDSSHICYFATESATPSHTPICSTDLMPEQIAALKIQGKGDEQKREMQRTSQRYETLRNTIATSTIAKKARAENADELDHDNPAALFEEDLENKTSHELKNLYVNNFSSYTHLQKSVLSVLIKNKEDQEHLVGIFKLTLENTEKLQKHGATDIRLIPQDFYLTLTNAAQGGGRCLPLVRMVATAEMNGGCTNFFDNLYFAAADPEGEKATILREGLASLHSNVGAIQAECDVDSLNVKEIVNTLERLGSGACLSLLTSNHAMLVVSTMDAGKKAYMFYDPNFAKATFTSSQDLENYLDHHFSDFHTVYGMETKNGKNTLTVKQIDAQKMHAVIEGCGLRTLL